A single genomic interval of Herpetosiphonaceae bacterium harbors:
- a CDS encoding SDR family oxidoreductase — MEKPLANTIALVAGATRGAGRGIAVELGAAGATVYVTGRTTRTQRSEYDRPETIEETADLVSQAGGHGIAIAVDHLDSGQVQRLVERIDRDHQRLDVLVNDIWGGERLFEWDKTVWEHSLDRGLRLLRLAVDTHLITNHFALPLLLRHPGGLVIEMTDGTAAYNATNYRVSHFYDLAKASVLRMAWALAHELGPHGATAVALTPGWLRSEMMLAAFGVTEENWRDATAHQPHFVISETPRYVGRAVAALAADPQVARWNGQSLSSGQLAKVYGFTDLDGSQPDCWRYIEDVQDQGKPADATGYR; from the coding sequence GTGGAAAAACCGCTTGCCAACACAATCGCGTTAGTCGCTGGCGCAACGCGCGGTGCCGGTCGGGGCATTGCCGTTGAGCTAGGCGCTGCCGGTGCGACCGTCTATGTTACTGGGCGGACCACTCGTACGCAGCGGTCCGAGTACGATCGCCCGGAGACGATCGAAGAAACCGCCGATCTGGTTAGCCAGGCCGGAGGGCACGGCATTGCGATCGCGGTCGATCATCTTGATAGCGGCCAGGTCCAGCGCCTGGTCGAGCGTATCGACCGCGATCATCAGCGTCTTGACGTGCTGGTGAACGACATCTGGGGTGGAGAGCGTTTATTTGAATGGGACAAAACCGTATGGGAGCATTCGCTGGATCGAGGGCTGCGGCTGCTGCGGCTGGCCGTCGATACGCATCTGATTACGAACCACTTCGCCCTTCCGCTGCTGCTCAGGCATCCCGGTGGTCTGGTGATCGAAATGACGGACGGGACGGCAGCCTATAATGCTACGAACTATCGGGTTTCCCATTTCTACGATCTCGCAAAGGCATCGGTCCTGCGCATGGCCTGGGCGCTTGCGCACGAGCTCGGCCCGCACGGCGCGACGGCAGTTGCCCTGACACCAGGCTGGCTGCGATCCGAGATGATGCTCGCAGCATTCGGCGTTACCGAGGAGAACTGGCGTGATGCAACCGCGCATCAACCGCACTTTGTAATATCTGAGACGCCGCGCTACGTCGGTCGTGCGGTCGCCGCGCTGGCCGCCGATCCGCAGGTCGCGCGCTGGAATGGGCAATCCCTGTCGAGCGGACAACTGGCAAAGGTGTATGGCTTCACGGATCTCGATGGATCGCAGCCTGATTGCTGGCGCTATATCGAGGACGTGCAGGATCAAGGGAAGCCAGCGGACGCGACAGGCTATCGCTAG
- a CDS encoding GNAT family N-acetyltransferase — protein sequence MGIEFKRLGEVNRRDLIDLMNHPLVRRQMPLTGDTFDEAACDSFIAAKERLWTEHGYGPWAFVVDGQFVGWGGLQPEHGDADLALVLAPQYWGMGKLIYMEIMRQAFGAMGFESVTILFPPSRTRVKGILRLGFMPDGEVMLGGERFIRYRLHKSAHEHRAHGTRRP from the coding sequence ATGGGCATTGAGTTCAAGCGACTCGGTGAGGTCAATCGGCGTGACCTTATTGACCTGATGAATCACCCGCTCGTCCGTCGGCAAATGCCGCTGACCGGCGATACATTCGATGAAGCCGCGTGCGACTCGTTCATTGCGGCGAAAGAGCGGCTCTGGACCGAGCATGGCTATGGGCCGTGGGCCTTTGTGGTAGATGGGCAGTTTGTCGGCTGGGGCGGCTTGCAGCCGGAGCACGGCGACGCTGATCTGGCGCTGGTTCTGGCTCCGCAATACTGGGGCATGGGCAAGCTGATCTACATGGAGATCATGCGGCAGGCGTTCGGTGCGATGGGATTCGAGTCGGTGACGATCCTGTTTCCGCCGAGTAGAACGCGCGTCAAAGGGATCTTGCGGCTGGGATTCATGCCGGATGGTGAGGTTATGCTTGGCGGCGAGCGATTTATCCGCTACCGATTGCACAAATCGGCGCACGAGCACCGCGCGCACGGCACGCGCAGACCTTGA
- a CDS encoding MBL fold metallo-hydrolase, translating to MRATSYAFKVGRIDGTVLLDGVSVVGAAGMVRRYPDATEAEYRQAYADLGLSLDAAESSLNVLAARIGDETVLVDAGEGSRPNRGYLPASMRLAGIAPESISLVVITHTHGDHVLGLLSNDHTPVFPHATYVMSKAEWAFWQDRIVAGAVDHGPIAAMLEACGLRLIDMDEPILPGLAAVPIPGHTPGQIAVLLESEQEQLMHLADLLHSPMQFAHPEWSASFDVDTSISVPTRRAALARVADAKMLTLFYHLAFPGLGRVRRAATGFIWEPLETEV from the coding sequence ATGCGCGCAACAAGCTATGCCTTTAAGGTGGGACGGATCGATGGTACGGTCTTGCTCGACGGCGTCTCAGTGGTTGGGGCGGCTGGCATGGTGCGGCGGTATCCCGACGCGACCGAAGCCGAGTACCGTCAGGCGTATGCCGACCTGGGGCTGTCGCTGGATGCGGCGGAAAGCTCCTTGAACGTGCTGGCGGCACGCATCGGCGACGAGACGGTGCTGGTGGATGCCGGGGAGGGGAGCAGGCCCAACCGGGGCTATCTCCCCGCAAGCATGCGCCTGGCCGGTATTGCGCCGGAGAGTATTTCGCTGGTCGTGATTACGCACACGCATGGCGATCATGTGTTGGGCTTGCTCTCGAACGATCATACACCTGTGTTTCCGCATGCCACCTATGTCATGTCGAAAGCGGAGTGGGCGTTCTGGCAGGATCGAATCGTTGCGGGTGCGGTCGATCACGGCCCGATCGCCGCCATGCTTGAGGCATGCGGGCTGCGCCTGATCGACATGGACGAGCCGATCCTCCCAGGACTCGCTGCGGTACCCATTCCGGGGCACACGCCCGGCCAGATTGCGGTTCTGCTGGAATCCGAGCAGGAGCAATTAATGCATCTGGCCGACCTCTTGCATAGCCCGATGCAATTTGCCCATCCTGAGTGGTCGGCGTCCTTTGATGTCGACACCAGCATCTCAGTCCCAACGCGGCGCGCTGCGCTCGCACGGGTGGCGGATGCAAAGATGCTGACGCTGTTCTATCACCTGGCCTTTCCGGGGTTGGGACGGGTCAGGCGCGCCGCAACAGGGTTCATCTGGGAACCGCTCGAGACGGAGGTTTGA
- a CDS encoding tyrosine-type recombinase/integrase — MTNTILDRYLADLQQRPNRSGRLASPATIRAARADLQGFINWWEQAHRVSFDVAHILDRDLRAWQRHRQREDGAKPATINRAQASLRAFFAWAQQEGLIAHNPTAELHDLPIEDGAPRSLPPTAVEWLVRAASAQPDATARLRDLALITLLSECGLRSQEAADVQLRDLDLDGAMLAVRSGKGGKGRRVPLTVEAVRRLREYLKVRCPSGLPPIGSAAEREPLLMKRTMTKAGAPWEPGLQPVSMRKHLGELGRAAAELLRARAAKEPSLQRVAELEALARHLVAVSPHQLRHGLAYRLWKQATPAHVQRILGHSRVSTTLKYGKPTEDDLRDALEEANRIS, encoded by the coding sequence ATGACGAACACGATTCTCGATCGCTACCTGGCCGATCTCCAGCAGCGGCCCAACCGCAGCGGGCGGCTCGCTTCCCCGGCGACGATCCGCGCGGCGCGTGCCGACCTCCAGGGCTTTATCAACTGGTGGGAGCAGGCCCACCGCGTGAGCTTTGACGTCGCCCACATCCTCGATCGGGATCTGCGGGCCTGGCAGCGCCACCGTCAGCGCGAGGACGGCGCGAAACCGGCCACGATCAACCGCGCCCAGGCCAGCCTGCGGGCTTTCTTCGCCTGGGCACAGCAGGAAGGGCTGATCGCCCACAATCCCACAGCGGAGCTGCACGATCTGCCGATCGAGGACGGCGCGCCCCGGAGCCTGCCGCCCACCGCCGTCGAGTGGCTGGTCCGGGCAGCCTCCGCCCAACCAGACGCCACAGCGCGCCTCCGCGATCTGGCGCTGATTACCTTGCTCAGCGAGTGTGGCCTGCGCTCGCAGGAAGCCGCCGACGTGCAGCTCCGCGATCTGGACCTTGACGGCGCGATGCTCGCGGTGCGCAGCGGCAAAGGCGGGAAAGGTCGGCGCGTGCCGCTGACCGTGGAGGCGGTGCGCCGCCTGCGGGAGTACCTCAAGGTGCGCTGTCCCTCTGGCCTGCCGCCGATCGGCAGCGCGGCGGAGCGCGAGCCGCTGCTGATGAAGCGCACCATGACCAAAGCTGGAGCGCCCTGGGAGCCGGGATTGCAGCCGGTGAGCATGCGCAAGCACCTGGGCGAGCTGGGAAGAGCTGCGGCAGAGCTGCTGCGAGCCCGAGCGGCGAAGGAGCCGAGCCTCCAGCGCGTGGCTGAGCTCGAAGCGCTTGCGCGGCACCTGGTAGCGGTCAGCCCACATCAGCTTCGGCATGGCCTCGCGTACCGGCTCTGGAAGCAGGCCACGCCCGCGCACGTTCAGCGCATCTTGGGCCATAGCCGCGTGAGCACGACGCTGAAGTATGGCAAGCCCACCGAAGATGACCTGCGAGATGCCCTGGAGGAGGCGAATCGGATCAGCTAG
- a CDS encoding class I SAM-dependent methyltransferase → MRQPDQPDRPTDTWADSAAYESYVGRWSRRVALAFLPWLSIAPGRRWLDVGCGSGALVQAILDHAQPGEIKGIDRSPDYIRFLCQTIRDPRVSFDVADAQSLPFKTGQYDVVVSGLVLNFIPEPEAAVREMVRVTQPGATIAAYVWDYAGEMQLIRHFWNAAVALDPAMRERDEGLRFPLCHPNALRALFEGCGLHQVAVRAIDIDTTFHDFDDYWSPFLGGQGPAPGYAMSLSEDQRAALRERIRATLPFADDGSIPLVARAWAVRARR, encoded by the coding sequence ATGCGACAGCCTGACCAGCCGGACCGACCCACCGATACCTGGGCGGATAGCGCGGCCTATGAGTCGTATGTTGGCCGGTGGAGCCGTCGCGTGGCGCTGGCCTTTCTCCCCTGGCTCTCGATTGCGCCCGGAAGGCGCTGGCTCGATGTCGGCTGTGGCAGCGGCGCATTAGTCCAAGCCATACTCGATCATGCGCAGCCGGGCGAGATTAAAGGCATCGATCGCTCTCCCGACTATATTCGCTTTCTGTGCCAGACGATCCGCGATCCGCGTGTCAGCTTCGACGTGGCCGATGCCCAATCGTTGCCGTTCAAAACCGGCCAGTATGATGTCGTGGTATCGGGCCTGGTGCTCAATTTCATCCCAGAGCCTGAGGCCGCAGTACGCGAAATGGTGCGGGTCACGCAGCCGGGCGCAACGATTGCGGCCTATGTGTGGGACTATGCCGGAGAGATGCAACTGATACGCCATTTCTGGAATGCTGCGGTGGCGCTCGATCCGGCCATGCGGGAGCGTGATGAGGGCTTGCGGTTTCCGCTGTGCCATCCGAACGCCTTGCGCGCGCTGTTTGAAGGCTGCGGCCTGCATCAGGTGGCCGTGCGGGCGATCGATATTGACACGACCTTTCACGATTTCGACGATTATTGGTCGCCGTTTCTCGGCGGGCAAGGTCCGGCACCGGGCTATGCGATGTCCTTAAGTGAGGATCAGCGGGCGGCGCTGCGGGAGCGCATCCGCGCGACGCTTCCCTTTGCCGACGATGGCTCCATTCCGCTGGTTGCGCGTGCCTGGGCGGTACGCGCTCGTCGCTGA
- a CDS encoding PQQ-dependent sugar dehydrogenase yields the protein MARTGFRRMVIGLVATIALIIGAGSGRPTAAQTSGPQMLHPLLGVRLVSTGLVTPTSMAFLGDQDMLVIEKNTGRVQRVVAGVIHATVLDLAVNFGSERGLLGIALHPNFPANPGVYLYWTESTTGADTSVLSQTPLLGNRVDRFVWNGAALTFDRNLIRIRAIQEDAGQPPRGNHDGGVITFGADGKLHIFVGDVGRRGQMQNLPCGPTATCPGPIVPDDQFGGPEPDNAHLTGVILRLNDDGSAPTDNPFFAVGAAMGGEVGANLQKIFSYGHRNSIGMAVDPLSGQLWLQENGDDSFSEINRVAAGMNGGWVQIAGPVARVAQFKAIETTFGARALQQIRWPPTNIADTPEAALSRLFMLPGAHYSDPEFSWVWEVAPAGIGFMSGTALGPQFRGDLFVGAATPQLQGGYLFHMNLTGNRMKIGVDDPRLEDRVADNLAKHDITESESLLIGRDFGVATDIETGPNGNLFVVSLSQGAIYEIYRR from the coding sequence ATGGCGCGCACAGGATTTCGGAGGATGGTGATCGGGCTGGTGGCGACAATCGCCCTGATCATCGGTGCGGGGTCGGGCAGGCCAACGGCGGCGCAGACGAGCGGGCCACAAATGCTGCACCCACTGCTTGGCGTGCGGCTGGTCAGCACCGGGCTCGTCACCCCAACGAGCATGGCCTTCTTGGGCGATCAGGACATGCTGGTAATCGAGAAGAATACGGGCCGTGTCCAGCGCGTTGTGGCTGGCGTGATCCACGCGACGGTGCTGGACCTCGCGGTCAACTTCGGCTCGGAGCGCGGCCTCCTGGGGATTGCGCTGCATCCCAACTTCCCGGCCAACCCTGGCGTCTACCTGTACTGGACCGAAAGCACCACCGGCGCTGACACCTCGGTGCTCAGCCAGACGCCGCTCTTAGGCAACCGCGTGGACCGCTTTGTGTGGAATGGCGCGGCGCTCACCTTTGATCGCAACCTGATCAGGATTCGTGCGATTCAGGAGGATGCGGGACAGCCGCCGCGCGGCAACCACGACGGCGGCGTGATCACCTTTGGTGCCGACGGCAAGCTCCACATCTTCGTCGGCGACGTGGGACGACGCGGCCAGATGCAGAATCTTCCATGCGGGCCGACGGCAACCTGTCCGGGGCCGATCGTGCCTGACGATCAGTTCGGCGGCCCGGAGCCGGACAATGCCCACCTGACCGGGGTGATCCTGCGGCTTAACGACGACGGCAGCGCCCCGACCGACAATCCCTTCTTCGCGGTCGGTGCGGCGATGGGCGGCGAGGTAGGAGCCAATCTCCAGAAGATCTTCTCCTACGGGCACCGCAACAGCATCGGGATGGCCGTCGACCCGCTATCGGGGCAGCTCTGGCTTCAGGAAAACGGCGACGACTCCTTCAGCGAGATCAACCGGGTCGCGGCGGGGATGAACGGCGGCTGGGTCCAGATCGCCGGGCCGGTCGCGCGGGTCGCCCAGTTCAAAGCGATCGAGACAACCTTCGGAGCGCGGGCGCTACAGCAGATTCGCTGGCCGCCTACCAACATCGCCGACACGCCGGAAGCCGCGCTTTCACGGCTGTTTATGCTCCCTGGCGCGCACTACAGCGATCCTGAGTTTAGCTGGGTGTGGGAGGTGGCACCGGCAGGCATCGGGTTTATGAGCGGGACGGCACTGGGGCCGCAGTTCAGGGGTGATCTGTTCGTGGGCGCGGCCACGCCCCAATTGCAGGGCGGCTACCTCTTCCACATGAACCTGACCGGCAACCGCATGAAGATCGGCGTCGACGATCCTCGCCTTGAGGACCGCGTCGCGGACAATCTCGCCAAGCACGACATCACCGAGAGCGAGAGCCTGCTGATCGGCAGAGACTTCGGCGTGGCGACCGACATCGAAACGGGACCGAACGGCAATCTGTTTGTAGTTTCGCTCTCCCAGGGCGCGATCTACGAGATCTACCGGCGCTAG